The Antarcticibacterium sp. 1MA-6-2 genome has a window encoding:
- a CDS encoding response regulator — protein MKILIVDDERDVEMLFRQKFRKEIKNENLELIFAFSGSEALEILAAFDPPNVVYVFSDINMPGMTGLELLEKIKSRFPAIKVSMISAYGDTENHDKAISSGAKEFFTKPIDFLSLKKEIREIMTN, from the coding sequence ATGAAGATATTGATAGTAGATGACGAAAGAGATGTAGAGATGTTATTCCGTCAAAAATTTAGAAAGGAAATTAAGAATGAAAACCTGGAATTGATCTTTGCCTTTTCGGGAAGTGAGGCTCTTGAAATACTCGCAGCATTTGATCCGCCAAATGTGGTATACGTATTTTCAGATATTAATATGCCGGGAATGACAGGTTTGGAATTACTTGAAAAGATCAAATCCCGCTTTCCGGCAATAAAAGTGAGTATGATCTCGGCTTATGGTGATACTGAAAATCACGATAAAGCTATTTCCTCCGGAGCAAAAGAGTTTTTTACAAAACCCATTGACTTTCTTTCCCTAAAAAAAGAAATAAGAGAGATTATGACCAATTAA
- a CDS encoding adenylate/guanylate cyclase domain-containing response regulator — MAKILVVDDEADLEILIKQKFRQKIRQNEYEFIFALNGRQALEQLEQHKDVDVVLSDINMPEMDGLTLLSKINESNALLKSVIVSAYGDLENIRLAMNRGAFDFVTKLRDFKDLEITIERTLAHVKQIRQTLKALKENDILRMYVDETVLNFMGQKEIESSMFENETLEATVVFIDIVEFTKISETRSPDVVVNLLNEYFDVMVKEIINQKGIVDKFMGDCIMAVFKGEYHCDRAVDACLSIKSKLQELPERLEEGFKPKISIGVNSGEMVSGNIGSCTLRRLDYTVIGDIVNIAARLQAAATVDQILITQQNYNLIKESFSCREVGTISMKNKKDPVVVYEVLS, encoded by the coding sequence ATGGCCAAAATTTTAGTTGTTGACGACGAGGCAGACTTAGAGATCCTGATCAAACAGAAGTTTAGACAAAAGATAAGGCAAAATGAATATGAATTTATTTTTGCCCTTAATGGCAGGCAGGCCCTGGAACAACTGGAGCAACATAAAGATGTTGATGTTGTTCTAAGTGATATTAATATGCCTGAGATGGATGGTCTTACCCTGCTATCTAAAATTAATGAAAGTAACGCTCTCTTAAAATCTGTAATTGTCTCTGCTTATGGGGACCTGGAAAACATTCGGCTGGCCATGAATCGTGGTGCTTTTGATTTTGTGACAAAACTGAGAGATTTTAAAGATCTCGAAATAACTATTGAAAGAACTCTTGCTCATGTGAAACAAATACGTCAAACTCTTAAAGCCCTCAAAGAAAATGATATTTTAAGAATGTATGTTGATGAAACCGTTCTTAATTTCATGGGTCAAAAGGAAATAGAGTCATCTATGTTTGAAAATGAAACTTTAGAAGCCACGGTGGTTTTTATTGATATTGTTGAATTCACAAAAATTAGTGAAACCCGGTCTCCAGATGTAGTGGTGAACCTCCTGAACGAATATTTCGATGTAATGGTTAAGGAGATCATTAACCAAAAAGGAATAGTGGACAAATTTATGGGTGATTGTATAATGGCAGTTTTTAAGGGAGAATACCATTGTGACAGAGCGGTGGATGCCTGCCTTTCAATTAAAAGTAAATTACAGGAACTTCCGGAACGACTGGAGGAAGGTTTTAAGCCAAAAATTTCCATAGGTGTAAACAGTGGAGAAATGGTATCGGGAAATATTGGTTCCTGCACCCTTAGACGCCTGGACTATACAGTCATTGGAGATATCGTAAATATCGCGGCCCGGTTACAGGCAGCTGCTACAGTGGACCAAATCCTTATTACCCAACAAAATTACAACCTGATCAAGGAGTCATTCAGCTGCCGGGAAGTCGGGACTATTTCTATGAAGAATAAAAAAGATCCCGTGGTGGTTTATGAAGTATTGAGCTAA